TACGTCTTTGCAAGTGCCTTTTCCATGTCGAGAGAGAGGAATCTTATGGCCTTTCGCTGGTGGGTCACGATCTCTAGATATTTCTCTCCAAGTTCTACGATTTTCTCTTTTAATGTGCCTTCCGGCTTCCATGACCCCATAAATGCAGCAAGATGATAGCACGCGATCTCTGACGCATCAATTAATTTGTCATTATAGTGGACTAGTCTCAAGAGGTCCTCTCTTTGAAGAAGCGTGTTCGCTCTGGCTAATTCACTTAGAATCGCCCGCTTTAACTCATTACCTTTTTCCTCAAGATGAGTCACCTTGGATAGGTCATCCTCACCGAGCACCTCTCCATTCTCCATCCATTGTAAGACGGCACTAGAAACCATTTTGGCTGCTGAGAAGGCTGCTCTGAAATGTTCGTCAAGCATCTGCGTGACGTTTGCCAGTTCACTTGTGAGGAATCGCCCATTGTCAAGTACCATATCTGCACATCCTTTGGATGCGTCGTTCCATTGATGACCAGTTTTAAATCTTCGCAGCTGCGAGTTTTCATCAAAGAAGGTGCATTTATGGAACCTTGGCAATTGATTGTAGCATTAATTCAGGGTCTTGTAGAATGGTTACCAATTAGCAGCGAGGGGCAAGCAATCCT
This Candidatus Thorarchaeota archaeon DNA region includes the following protein-coding sequences:
- a CDS encoding DUF47 family protein; the protein is MVLDNGRFLTSELANVTQMLDEHFRAAFSAAKMVSSAVLQWMENGEVLGEDDLSKVTHLEEKGNELKRAILSELARANTLLQREDLLRLVHYNDKLIDASEIACYHLAAFMGSWKPEGTLKEKIVELGEKYLEIVTHQRKAIRFLSLDMEKALAKTYEICNVEKTIDVLMRDIWALLYPMKLPIEIILRVRDFVNALEEGSNFAEDASNTIRGLSLTLNT